The DNA region GAGAACCACGAGTCTTTCTGAGATTAAGTTCGATTTGAATCAACAACCTAGCGAACAAGAACCGTCTGATCATCAGATTCAGCTCGTGACCATCGATGAACACCGTCATGTTCATCAACGTTTGTTAGATCAACAACGTCTCTTAGCGATGGTCTCACTGAGAGGTGTACAGAGGAAACACTCAGCTGAAGATTTTCTGAGATCTTGTTCTCTCTGTAAACGTCATCTTGTTCCAGGCCGTGACATCTATATGTATAGGTATGATGAACTAAAGATTTAATCtgatctttttggtttgattagtATATGGAACTAACGGTTTAATATGGCTGCTGAATTTGACGCAGAGGAGATAGAGCGTTTTGTAGTTTAGAGTGCAGGCAACAGCAGATTACAGTGGAcgagaggaaagagaaaaagaaaggttCGGTGAGGTCCACCGCCACCGGAACCGTCAACGGAGAGAGTGTTTCCGCCGCCGTCTAGGTCTCTCTTTATAATATCGGTAATGAATATGATTGTATATGGAATATGGTTATTGTTATTATCTGTATTAAGTTTTAAAGCGTTGAGCGTTAACTGTGATTAACCATGATGTTAGTCATCTTATAAACTTTGCTTTAAGACTTAAGGAccatggtatttttttttttttttgcatagtaatgagttttgtgttcttttgaTTATTCTATCTTACAATCTTTTAAATGTTCGATATATTGTGTGGACATTAGAAAATCACAACAGCTCAATTCTCTGTATAACCACACCATACATTTTATAAGTGTAGTAATTGACAAGTAAAGAAAATAGtatataagaaattatataCCCACTTGTATGTTTGATATACAAGTTTGTATGTACCTTTGTGTACTCTAAGATTTTATGTATTTCATACCACCAAAAAAAGATATTCATCGTACTATTTTAACTTGATGCTTCCATTCGAATATAAGAATATGATCCAATTGAACTTTCgtcatttttcttattaatgcaaagaaaaataatactatgatTTTTGTCAAGTAAGGAATCTAATACCTATTCAGCCTAGCATTGACTGGTCCCTAATAGGAGATTCTTACTTTTTCTATGtctcgattttttttatagattccTAGTGGCTACTGCCTGATGGTGTCTCcctttgcttttgaaaactgaaaaagaaTTGCGAAATAGTACATGAATTCTTGTTTTACGATACATATTCTTTTGGAAAAAACCAACCAATGAGTTGAtaaataacttttattttgcaGCCCTTTATAATATATGGTCGAAAAAAGAATCTCAATTATTCTAGTTGGTTGGTGTAAGTGACATCGTTGTGTTACAATCCAACATTACGTATGTCGATAAAAGAAAGTCAAAAAAGTTTCACATTAGTCTGTAATTTTTGGGGTTGAATAGTCTGTTTTCTACTACCTTCAGAAAAAGCCAAACTTGTGTgcttgctctttttttttcttctaatttgttgatccatctttttgttttgattttgtgttgtccCATTCTAAATTAAGCAAAGACAAGGGAGGGAACAGCTCATGTGGAGGATTGAGCTCattaattaaactttataatagTTCATGCATTCTAGTTCTGAATTTGTGGTTTACAATATCCTTTTCATAATAATTAGCATACAACAAAACTCAATGATTGTTTCTCATCAAATACCACTCTCTATTCTATGGTCATTGATATTAAGCATTGCAAGTTTTAAAATGGGCCTAAAAGCATATCCAATTCACATTGATGGGCTTCATGAATTAAGCGTGATTATACGGCTGTGCCTTTGTTTGATTGAGCCAATGATCATATTCATAGTCATACTCATAGATATGAGTTTGGTATATTCGTTGTGACCAAAATAATGATGCGTCAAGTCTCTAGTGTTTCCTCCagtgataatttttttgtttgtttggacaAAAGCATCTTCGTATCGCATATTCTATAGCACACCACTGATTCATTTAGAGACATAtgtcatctttctttttgcCAATTGTCAAATAGAATCAGCCAATGTAAGTAGAGATgtcatgcaaaaaaaaaaaaaatgttcttaaaaaaaaaaactgttatagAAGATCTTTCATAATTCATCTAATGAAATTGCTtcacataaattttataaaatctttaaacCGAACCCTCTGGACCAAGAGAAGGCAAATGATTTGGGGTGGGTATTGAAGGCTTTGAAGAGGTGCTTATTTGCTGTCGAGGTCTATTAATGTAAACGTATTATGGTCTCTACAACCCCACGAAGAGGTTGTTCACACAAACTTTAGATTTTCCGATTACGCCTTCTCGCAAACCTTCGTTTCACacttatttgaattttatatcaTACAATACAATAATGCAGTTCGATTAAGCATTCTTGGCAAACATACATATTTAGATacccaattatatattttataactagTGAAATTTAACGTAAATAATTTAGTCCATACCGTAAACAAACGTATTTTGTTCCATATAATATTGCGAATTAATAATTTCACATCTCATGTGGTTGTCTCCTTCATTGTCAATTGTCACTACCTCAGGAAGCcgatcttgtttttttttcacgtgtttttttttttggtctttggaAATTAAAggcaaaaaatatttaaaaaaaaaaacaagaaatagaaaCTTGACAAAAACAAGAGCTAGAAAGGACAACAAGATAATTTTCGATATTTCGAAGCCTATATAATCCTCCTTTTAGAGGCGCATTGAGAGAGCTTTCGTATTAGGTGTGATTTGTGGATTTCTCATCTTCATTGGTTTCATCGAAACATTCGATTAAGACCAGGTTTGTCTCTCTGTCTACAAAAAGCATTGCTACtgcaatttgttttctttgggtCTTTCGTCTTCttgtaattaaattaattactgGGCTCTGTTCTTGAGTCATTTTGTTAGCTCTTCTTAATCGTGCTTTGTTTCTTCCCAGTTAGATCTCTATGTAATTAAAACTCCGTTAATTGCTGTTAGTGTTTTTTATTGTCGTGATCACTTACTCAAGAGTTTACTTTTACTCTGTCTtgtctttttagggttttattatTCTGATTCAGTATCAAAAATTTTAGATCTTTTTAATCACCAAAATTAGTGTATGCTAATTATAGAATTAacattttgatttcttcagaATATGGCTACGTCTACCTCTCACCAATCAATCGTTTCGTTTGCTTCACACcggtcgtcttcttcttcttcttccacaatctCTCAGTGTTTATTACGAGAGCCTCTGTTGAATCTGCCAATCTGTAAAGGATTCAAGATCTATTCTTCACTGAGTTATAATAATCATACCACCTCGAAAAAGAGAAACTTTTGCAAGATTGAAGCTATGGCTTCTTCTCAGACTGAGACATCTGTTTCTtcttataacaacaacaatctctTGTCTCCTTCCAAGAACTTACCTGACCTTTCCAAGAAAAAATCAagtatctttctttttgctCTGCTTTTGGCTTCCTCTCAAGTTTCATTAAGAAACATTTATCTGAAACCAagtttttaatgtgtttttagATGAAGCAGCTTTGATATTGATTAGGCATGGAGAATCTTTGTGGAATGAGAAGAATCTTTTTACGGGTTGTGTTGATGTGCCATTGACAGAGAAAGGTGTTGAAGAAGCTATTGAAGCAGGGAAGAGAATTAGTAACATACCTGTTGATGTTATCTTTACATCTTCTCTTATCCGTGCTCAGATGACTGCAATGCTTGCTATGATTCAGCACCGTCGTAAGAAGGTATGTGTaggaaaaccaaaccaaaaccaggCTCAGCATGTTTGTCTTTTGGGGGTTTGTAACTGATAAGTGGATCAAACTCATTTAGGTTCCTATCATCTTGCACGATGAAAGCGAACAGGCGAAAACTTGGAGTCAAGTCTTTAGTGatgaaactaaaaaccaatcTATTCCTGTCATACCCGCTTGGCAGCTCAATGAAAGAATGTAAAACATATCTACCAAACGTATCTGAGCTTTGAAACCGATAAAATCTGGTGTCTGACGTTTTTTTGGATATATTAGGTATGGAGAATTGCAAGGTCTTAATAAGCAAGAAACAGCGGAAAGATATGGGAAACAGCAAGTTCACGAATGGCGTAGGAGTTATGATATCCCACCTCCCAAGGGTGAGAGCTTGGAGATGTGTGCTGAGAGAGCAGTGGCTTATTTTCAGGACAATGTAATGAACAATCTCATTCTAACTCTTCTTTCTTAGTTTCATTCACTTACTAACTTCAGATATCGAATTTGCAGATTGAACCAAAGCTTGCAGCTGGAAAGAACGTAATGATAGCTGCTCATGGGAACTCGTTGCGGTCTATCATAATGTATCTTGACAAATTGACTTGCCAAGAGGTTGTGACAAAAAGACTGGTTTCATCTTCATTCTTGATCATTGGTTTTTGCGGTTTGGTGAATAACTGAAATTTCTCTctgtgtgttttggtttgtaGGTGATAAGTCTAGAGCTATCAACCGGTATACCACTTCTCTACATCTTCAAAGAAGGTAAATTCATGAAGAGAGGAAGCCCTGTTGGTCCAACAGAAGCTGGTGTCTATGCTTACACCAAGGTTAGGcatcatttctctctttcttcatctatttagatttctttgtttcaattggttttgagtgtTTCCTTTGCTTGCAGAGTTTGGCTCAATACAGACAGAAGCTAGAGGAGGACAGTGAAGTAATCTGTTCCTGAAGTTTAACAAGAAAGATTGGTTCTTGATCTACTCAACTCAAGCTTAGGACCTTAGAGGCGTTTACAAAGaatatagattttattatttcttcttGGTTCTTCTTCATTCATATGTGACATATCCACTGTTATCTGAAGGAGCAATGTTCAAAACGTCACTGTTCCTTCTTACAAGCCTCGCACTTGTTGATGTTGACTTTGTTATTGTTGCCTAACTGTTTAAGCAAACAAGTATTATTCTGTGATACATTTAAAATATGCAGTTTTACTGGTCTTAATTGCATAACAACAAAAACGTTTGTAGCTCCAGCTTAGTAATTTGATGGGTTAAGTATTAGCTTCAGAAGCTTCTTATGGTTCATGCTTCAGGCTTAAGGTTTCTGTTGTATCCAAAGGAGATTGCAAAGTTCCGTTCTTGATCTTCTCATCTTCGTTGTCCTCCAAATGCTTATTCTCAGAGTCTGAAGCTTCAGAATCTGAGTTGCTCAAATGAGCTGAGGCTGATGACACCACTGTAGTGCTTCCAAAGAACTTCAAATCATCTCCTCTCATTTTCTCCGCATATTTCTCAAAACTGAAACCCGCATCGCTGTTTTTGCCACCAAATGCAACCTCAAGTTGCTCAATATCGAAGAGATCCTCAAGAAGCTTTTTGCTGAGGTTATCATCTGAGTAGACAAATTTCACCTTGTTGCATGTCTTTGGCTCTAGAAACGGTTTCACCATCTGCATATTCACAATTTCCTCTACTAATGTCAACAAGCTTCATGATACTTAAATATTTGCATTATAGGGCAGAGAGACATTTTCATACTAACCTTATAGAAGGGTTCAAAAATCTTAGGCGGGTTGTATAGTATGGCCATGCCTAAACGTTCAGGGTAATGTTCTTGTAACACATGAGCGGTTTCTCTAGAGACTTTCAAAGATATATGCGACATGTTGAAACCGTGAAAATCGATAAGCCAAACCATTTGTTCTTGGTTATCCGATAGATTCAAGATTGCATTTTCCATACAGTACACCAAGAATCTAATCTGCCCTTTATAAGATTTTGTATTCTGTAGTGTAAAACCAAAACGTGGTATCAATAGAAAAGTATTAGAGAGAATCATTTGAAAGGAAATGAAGATAAGAAACCATACCTGTGAACTTGGTTTCATAACCAGAACTGTTCTTCCATACTTGTCAGTATAATTAGCTCGGTATATTTTCCCGGTCTCAGCTTCTCTTGCAATCTCCTCCTACAACCATTTCACATAACAAGAAGATATTAGAACAATTTGTATAAACTGATTGGATATTTACTGAAGTTAAGAATACATTACCCATCGAATCTCCTCAGGTTTGTACTGAGTCCTCCATTTCAAGGTTTCTTTAAGCATTTTAGTTGCTTTCTTGACATGGCCATTGCGTGCGGCTAAATAACGAGTAATGGCAGCATCTGTACAAAACTCAGATGACTTCTCAGGCAATGTCCCTAGTAATGTCCTCACTTCATTTATCTATATTGTTCAAAAGTACACAATCTCTATACCATCAACATgcaatataatatttgattcaCACATCAAAAAATAACATCATCACAGAGCAAGTATAATAACCTTGCTTAGATAATCCTCTGGTTTTGTTGAATCAGAACTCATATCTTGCTAAAATTCAAGAAAGCTGCAACCAAAATtgattagaaaaaagaaaaaaaaaagtcataataTAGAGATTTTATACTGCAAAAACAAGGATGATACAATAATCAATGCATAAAATAGAGGTAGATTTTACCCGTCGTTAAGAAGTTAATTAAGCTATAATACGATGTTAATTAGAATTAGAACGAAGTACTTGTTTTGATCAAATACAATCGAATTAGAGACAGCAGAATCAAGCGTTACGCAAGACAACTATAATTAACATCTGAACTTGATCTTACTCCAAGATAGTTTAGaatcaagaaatcaaaaagttaaagaacATAAACTTAcctggaaaaaaagaaaaagaatttagagCGGATGATCAGCGATGAGATCTGGTCGAATGGGTCAAACTCAAAGCCTAGATATGGTAGTAGCGCATAAATTGAGACCGAGAGAAGTCTTAAGTTTCGGTCTAGAAGAATCAAAAGTCTCGTTGTAAgaaaagtagtagtagtagtagatggatttttttttcagggcGGCTACGAGACAATGTGATGATGAAAGAGCTCAATGACACGTGACGCGCGACTGAGGAAAGATACAGACACCTTTTCAAGATTCTGTTTCTTGATCTAGAGCGTGGACTTACTGAACTGGACCGGGGAATTATAAAACCCGGTTTGACTTCTActtgatttaatatttggttGTGTAATAAATGTGAATGTGATGGTCAAATTGCTCTCTGACATTACATACCAACCATGTTTGTAAAGTCATGCCAACTTCACTAATCAGATAATCACTATACCCCAAATAGGAaaattttattgggttagttaagcattttgttatttatgaaCTTTGGATTAATCAAGCTGTTACACTATTTTCTAATCTCCAAAGATTTAATGGGCCTAATCTTGTAGCCCATTCAGACGACCATCTTCTAGTTGAGATTGTTAACGgatgtattttatatatttcctgATCATCATATAATCAATGATCCAACCATAATCTAACACCATATACAGTAGTTAACAGAGGATACCATTAGCACGAATTTGCTATTCAGTTTCATTTATCTGTCACATCATTCtatgtttaatttattattgttaGATTTTAAAGATACAAAATG from Camelina sativa cultivar DH55 chromosome 3, Cs, whole genome shotgun sequence includes:
- the LOC104776337 gene encoding random slug protein 5, which encodes MSSDSTKPEDYLSKINEVRTLLGTLPEKSSEFCTDAAITRYLAARNGHVKKATKMLKETLKWRTQYKPEEIRWEEIAREAETGKIYRANYTDKYGRTVLVMKPSSQNTKSYKGQIRFLVYCMENAILNLSDNQEQMVWLIDFHGFNMSHISLKVSRETAHVLQEHYPERLGMAILYNPPKIFEPFYKMVKPFLEPKTCNKVKFVYSDDNLSKKLLEDLFDIEQLEVAFGGKNSDAGFSFEKYAEKMRGDDLKFFGSTTVVSSASAHLSNSDSEASDSENKHLEDNEDEKIKNGTLQSPLDTTETLSLKHEP
- the LOC104776338 gene encoding uncharacterized protein LOC104776338, whose translation is MATSTSHQSIVSFASHRSSSSSSSTISQCLLREPLLNLPICKGFKIYSSLSYNNHTTSKKRNFCKIEAMASSQTETSVSSYNNNNLLSPSKNLPDLSKKKSNEAALILIRHGESLWNEKNLFTGCVDVPLTEKGVEEAIEAGKRISNIPVDVIFTSSLIRAQMTAMLAMIQHRRKKVPIILHDESEQAKTWSQVFSDETKNQSIPVIPAWQLNERMYGELQGLNKQETAERYGKQQVHEWRRSYDIPPPKGESLEMCAERAVAYFQDNIEPKLAAGKNVMIAAHGNSLRSIIMYLDKLTCQEVISLELSTGIPLLYIFKEGKFMKRGSPVGPTEAGVYAYTKSLAQYRQKLEEDSEVICS
- the LOC104776336 gene encoding uncharacterized protein LOC104776336, which encodes MLLGKRQRPPIKRTTSLSEIKFDLNQQPSEQEPSDHQIQLVTIDEHRHVHQRLLDQQRLLAMVSLRGVQRKHSAEDFLRSCSLCKRHLVPGRDIYMYRGDRAFCSLECRQQQITVDERKEKKKGSVRSTATGTVNGESVSAAV